One Palaemon carinicauda isolate YSFRI2023 chromosome 5, ASM3689809v2, whole genome shotgun sequence DNA window includes the following coding sequences:
- the LOC137641101 gene encoding uncharacterized protein, whose protein sequence is MRLTRFTVPQFPIGSTREEEGSHTVHSAPISYWKHKRRGRKSHGSQCPNFPLEAQEKRKEVTRFTVPQFPTGSTREEEGSHTVHSAPISHWKHKRRGRKSHGSQCPNFPLEAQEKRKEVTRFTVPQFPTGSTREEEGSHTVHSAPISYWKHKRRGRKSHGSQCPNFPLEAQEKRKEVTRFTVPQFPTGSTREEEGSHTVHSAPISHWKHKRRGRKSHGSQCPNFPLEAQEKRKEVTRFTVPQFPTGSTREEEGSHTVHSAPISHWKHKRRGRKSHGSQCPNFPLEAQEKRKEVTRFTVPQFPTGSTREEEGSHTVHSAPISHWKHKRRGRKSHGSQCPNFPLEAQEKRKEVTRFTVPQFPTGSTREEEGSHTVHSAPISHWKHKRRGRKSHGSQCPNFPLEAQEKRKEVTRFTVPQFPTGSTREEEGSHTVHSAPISHWKHKRRGRKSHGSQCPNFLLEAQEKRKEVTRFTVPQFPTGSTREEEGSHTVHSAPISYWKHKRRGRKSHGSQCPNFPLEAQEKRKEVTRFTVPQFPTGSTREEEGSHTVHSAPISHWKHKRRGRKSHGSQCPNFPLEAQEKRKEVTRFTVPQFPTGSTREEEGSHTVHSAPISHWKHKRRGRKSHGSQCPNFPLEAQEKRKEVTRFTVPQFPIGSTREEEGSHTVHSAPISHWKHKRRGRKSHGSQCPNFLLEAQEKRKEVTRFTVPQFPTGSTREEEGSHTVHSAPISHWKHKRRGRKSHGSQCPNFPLEAQEKRKEVTRFTVPQFPTGSTREEEGSHTVHSAPISHWKHKRRGRKSHGSQCPNFPLEAQEKRKEVTRFTVPQFPIGSTREEEGSHTVHSAPISHWKHKRRGRKSHEIEHNNQNRANKHLTYCMVLLMLKFKTSSLLTL, encoded by the exons ATGCGgctcacacggttcacagtgccacaatttcctattggaagcacaagagaagaggaaggaagtcacacggttcacagtgccccaatttcctattggaagcacaagagaagaggaaggaagtcacacggttcacagtgccccaATTTCccactggaagcacaagagaagaggaaggaagtcacacggttcacagtgccccaATTTCccactggaagcacaagagaagaggaaggaagtcacacggttcacagtgccccaATTTCccactggaagcacaagagaagaggaaggaagtcacacggttcacagtgccccaATTTCccactggaagcacaagagaagaggaaggaagtcacacggttcacagtgccccaATTTCccactggaagcacaagagaagaggaaggaagtcacacggttcacagtgccccaatttcctattggaagcacaagagaagaggaaggaagtcacacggttcacagtgccccaATTTCccactggaagcacaagagaagaggaaggaagtcacacggttcacagtgccccaATTTCccactggaagcacaagagaagaggaaggaagtcacacggttcacagtgccccaATTTCccactggaagcacaagagaagaggaaggaagtcacacggttcacagtgccccaATTTCccactggaagcacaagagaagaggaaggaagtcacacggttcacagtgccccaATTTCccactggaagcacaagagaagaggaaggaagtcacacggttcacagtgccccaATTTCccactggaagcacaagagaagaggaaggaagtcacacggttcacagtgccccaATTTCccactggaagcacaagagaagaggaaggaagtcacacggttcacagtgccccaATTTCccactggaagcacaagagaagaggaaggaagtcacacggttcacagtgccccaATTTCccactggaagcacaagagaagaggaaggaagtcacacggttcacagtgccccaATTTCccactggaagcacaagagaagaggaaggaagtcacacggttcacagtgccccaATTTCccactggaagcacaagagaagaggaaggaagtcacacggttcacagtgccccaATTTCccactggaagcacaagagaagaggaaggaagtcacacggttcacagtgccccaATTTCccactggaagcacaagagaagaggaaggaagtcacacggttcacagtgccccaATTTCccactggaagcacaagagaagaggaaggaagtcacacggttcacagtgccccaATTTCccactggaagcacaagagaagaggaaggaagtcacacggttcacagtgccccaatttcctattggaagcacaagagaagaggaaggaagtcacacggttcacagtgccccaATTTCccactggaagcacaagagaagaggaaggaagtcacacggttcacagtgccccaatttcctattggaagcacaagagaagaggaaggaagtcacacggttcacagtgccccaATTTCccactggaagcacaagagaagaggaaggaagtcacacggttcacagtgccccaATTTCccactggaagcacaagagaagaggaaggaagtcacacggttcacagtgccccaATTTCccactggaagcacaagagaagaggaaggaagtcacacggttcacagtgccccaATTTCccactggaagcacaagagaagaggaaggaagtcacacggttcacagtgccccaATTTCccactggaagcacaagagaagaggaaggaagtcacacggttcacagtgccccaATTTCccactggaagcacaagagaagaggaaggaagtcacacggttcacagtgccccaATTTCccactggaagcacaagagaagaggaaggaagtcacacggttcacagtgccccaatttcctattggaagcacaagagaagaggaaggaagtcacacggttcacagtgccccaATTTCccactggaagcacaagagaagaggaaggaagtcacacggttcacagtgccccaatttcctattggaagcacaagagaagaggaaggaagtcacacggttcacagtgccccaATTTCccactggaagcacaagagaagaggaaggaagtcacacggttcacagtgccccaATTTCccactggaagcacaagagaagaggaaggaagtcacacggttcacagtgccccaATTTCccactggaagcacaagagaagaggaaggaagtcacacggttcacagtgccccaATTTCccactggaagcacaagagaagaggaaggaagtcacacggttcacagtgccccaATTTCccactggaagcacaagagaagaggaaggaagtcacacggttcacagtgccccaATTTCccactggaagcacaagagaagaggaaggaagtcacacggttcacagtgccccaatttcctattggaagcacaagagaagaggaaggaagtcacacggttcacagtgccccaATTTCccactggaagcacaagagaagaggaaggaagtcacacg AAATTGAACATAACAACCAAAATCGTGCAAATAAACACTTGACTTACTGCATGGTGCTGCTCATGTTGAAGTTCAAGACATCGTCGTTGTTGACGTTATGA
- the LOC137640537 gene encoding uncharacterized protein, translated as MLSFWLSLGSLFLGFLCTSSSPTSNGDEALILDPLFEDGSSGQPQWIHEPRNLEQLNDEQESNYVKCGQTRTLARGESVAIKSKRLNGKYRKKEDCRWTFKTMDPNSTLTISCGLFQLRACKQSSLRITGGGYSERFCRRRSKLTKTINDNNMKVYFRTSSSQMRRKGFSCTVTASGKMEDFHFTTLNGYTNFVLPFSRYYYIESLRFIRFSQTF; from the exons ATGCTGTCCTTCTGGCTTTCTCTAGGATCTCTGTTCCTG GGCTTCTTGTGCACCAGTTCCTCTCCCACCTCGAATGGAGACGAAGC ATTGATCTTGGATCCATTATTCGAAGATGGTTCTTCAGGTCAACCCCAGTGGATTCACGAGCCAAGAAATCTTGAACAGCTAAATGATGAACAAG AAAGCAATTATGTCAAGTGTGGTCAAACACGCACACTGGCCAGAGGCGAGAGTGTCGCTATCAAATCGAAGAGGCTCAATGGCAAATATCGTAAGAAGGAAGACTGCCGATGGACTTTTAAG ACAATGGATCCTAACTCGACGCTGACCATTTCGTGTGGACTGTTCCAACTGAGAGCCTGCAAACAGTCCTCCCTCAGAATTACTGGTGGGGGCTACAGTGAAAG GTTCTGCAGAAGACGGTCCAAACTCACAAAAACAATCAACGACAACAACATGAAGGTTTACTTCAGAACCAGCAGCAGTCAAATGAGGAGGAAGGGCTTCTCCTGTACTGTCACTGCTTCAGGTAAAATGGAAGATTTTCATTTTACAACATTGAATGGATATACAAACTTCGTATTACCTTTTAGCAGATATTATTATATAGAGTCGCTAAGATTTATTCGGTTTTCTCAAACCTTTTAA